A single genomic interval of Lewinellaceae bacterium harbors:
- a CDS encoding histidine kinase, with amino-acid sequence MVTLNVAKRGILRHFFYWLLYLAWQSYAEYLFNFRSGDSLTLTQKIWASVTVEACLLPVKFVLCYLSVYLINQALSNSQDNQRTWFQVVKIVLLLIVSILAQRWVSNYIAYPLALHERVDVPFWGPSYLTNSAIDMIVVFGLFNFMNFFELRSVLVRDREIVRQQKLEAELHFLRSQINPHFLFNTLNNIYVLAKNHQQEAPSAIHKLAGLLRFLLYDSNQELIAFDQELKFIQDYLELEKLRYRKNKLELIIELPASSSQPIAPMLLLPILENAFKHGSSESQHQAFIHIHINLEGAQLSAEVVNSYESKETKEQAGIGLENLNKRLHLLYRDYQLDIKDQDQQFSVFLRINLNSYASTKLSHP; translated from the coding sequence TTGGTAACTTTGAATGTGGCAAAACGCGGTATCCTCCGGCATTTCTTTTATTGGTTGCTTTACCTGGCATGGCAGTCCTATGCCGAATATTTATTCAATTTCAGAAGTGGCGATTCACTGACCCTGACGCAAAAAATCTGGGCTTCTGTAACAGTAGAAGCCTGCCTGCTGCCTGTAAAATTTGTTTTGTGCTATCTCAGTGTCTACCTGATCAACCAGGCCCTTTCGAATTCACAGGACAATCAGCGAACCTGGTTCCAGGTGGTTAAAATTGTGCTGTTGTTAATTGTTTCCATATTGGCTCAGCGCTGGGTGAGTAATTACATCGCTTATCCGCTGGCGCTTCATGAACGGGTGGATGTACCGTTTTGGGGGCCTTCCTATCTGACCAACTCAGCCATCGACATGATCGTCGTATTCGGGTTGTTTAATTTCATGAATTTTTTTGAACTGCGCTCCGTGCTGGTACGTGACCGGGAAATAGTGAGGCAACAAAAACTGGAAGCCGAATTACATTTTCTGAGAAGTCAGATCAACCCTCATTTTTTATTCAACACCTTGAATAATATTTATGTGCTGGCAAAAAATCATCAACAGGAAGCTCCGTCAGCCATCCACAAATTAGCAGGATTACTGCGGTTTTTATTGTATGACTCCAACCAGGAATTAATTGCCTTTGATCAGGAGCTCAAATTTATTCAGGACTACCTGGAACTGGAGAAACTTCGTTACCGGAAAAACAAACTGGAATTGATCATAGAATTACCTGCTTCTTCCTCCCAACCCATAGCACCCATGCTCCTCTTGCCTATCCTGGAAAATGCCTTTAAACACGGCAGCAGCGAAAGCCAACATCAGGCATTTATCCATATCCACATCAATCTGGAGGGAGCCCAATTATCAGCTGAGGTGGTCAATTCATACGAATCAAAAGAAACGAAAGAACAAGCTGGAATCGGATTGGAGAATTTAAATAAAAGGTTGCATTTATTGTACCGGGACTATCAATTGGATATTAAAGACCAGGATCAGCAGTTTTCTGTGTTCCTGCGCATAAATCTGAACTCTTATGCATCAACTAAACTGTCTCATCCTTGA